The proteins below are encoded in one region of Mangifera indica cultivar Alphonso chromosome 7, CATAS_Mindica_2.1, whole genome shotgun sequence:
- the LOC123220411 gene encoding uncharacterized protein LOC123220411 has product MASVIATALLGFLLVVALQPMATPSSLLPPILAPAFDNVCEQAECGQGKCQPSTNSTIFYDCVCYPGWMQTISDDNNQFKFLPCVIPNCTLNYSCMAAPSPVQKKSSTNLSIFDICHWTNCGGGSCNRTSNFSYSCECDPGYYNLLNTSAFPCYNECAIGLDCANLGISQSPPPAPALADDGKNQAGSNFLRTYYLLALLMLSLVLVLQN; this is encoded by the exons ATGGCTTCTGTCATTGCCACAGCCCTTCTTGGATTCCTTCTTGTTGTTGCTCTGCAACCTATGGCTACTCCAAGCAGTCTCTTGCCTCCGATTCTCGCGCCTGCTTTCG ATAATGTGTGCGAACAAGCGGAATGTGGACAAGGAAAGTGCCAGCCTTCTACGAATAGCACAATCTTTTATGACTGTGTGTGTTATCCTGGGTGGATGCAGACCATTTCGGATGACAATAATCAGTTCAAGTTTCTTCCTTGCGTAATTCCCAATT GTACACTGAATTACAGTTGCATGGCAGCACCTTCTCCTGTTCAAAAGAAATCATCCACTAACCTGTCAATCTTTGACA TCTGCCACTGGACCAATTGTGGAGGTGGATCATGCAACAGGACATCAAATTTCTCATACAGTTGTGAATGTGATCCGGGTTATTATAATCTTCTTAACACGTCTGCTTTTCCATGCTACAATGAAT GTGCTATTGGATTGGATTGTGCGAACCTGGGAATTTCTCAATCTCCACCACCAGCTCCTGCATTGGCTGATGATGGTAAAAATCAAg CTGGCTCAAATTTCCTCAGGACTTATTATTTGTTGGCACTTCTGATGTTGTCGCTGGTTTTGGTTTTGCAAAACTAG